GCTGCTGGAGGCGGCGTGCCTGTTGATGAGGCTCCAGTCTCCACGGACCAGCACACGCACGGACTTCATCCGTTTCGGTGCGAAGGCCTGCATCGTCGAGGGCCTGTATGGCGAAACGACGCTGCGGTTTGGTCAAAGCAGCACCGTGCGCCGGCTGGCGGTGGATAACGTGGTGACGTCGCGCAGCGGAGACTATCTCTCGCGCACTTCACGGGTGGTGTGGATGGACCACGCGGATATGAATCTCGTGCGCGGCAGCGCGGAGCATCGCCGTCGTTATCTCGACTTCGCAGCGGCGCAGTTGTATCCCGCTTATCTACCTGCCTTGAGAAACTATGAGCGTGCCTTGCGCAGCCGCAATTTTCTCTTGAAGCGCGATGCCGTGATCCAGTGGCGGCAGGTGGACGCCTATTCAAAGCTTGTCGCCACGCATGGCGAATTGTTGTCCGCATGCCGTGATGAACTCATCACGCGATTGCAACCGCACGTTCGTGCCGCACATCAGGCACTCAGCGGTGGAGCAGAGGAGGGCATGCTCACCTATCAGCGAGGCTATGAGGGCAGCTCATTGGAGGAGGAACTATCCCGTGCTCGCAGTGAAGAAGAACGCAGTCGCAGCACCGCACGTGGTCCACACCGGGGTGATGTGCTCCTGGAGATCAACGGGCGTGCGGCGGGTTCCTTCGCTTCGGAGGGACAGCAGCGCACCCTCTGCCTGGCGCTGAAGCTCGCCCAGGCACGCGTGCTGGAGGAGGGCAGGGGAGAGCCACCACTGCTGCTCATGGATGACATCTTCGGCGAATTGGACAAGGCGCGTCGGCAGGCCCTGCTGGCCAATCTGCCGGGCAAGGCTCAGAAAATCATCACCACCACCTTTGTGGACTGGGCGGATGAGGAGAGCCTTCAGGGAAGTGTGTTTGAGGTCGAGTCTGGCCGGCTCACTCAGCGTTAGTTCAAAGAGGCATCGGACCTTCGTCGCAGACCATCACCTCAGTCTTCTTCTTGGTCATATTTTGGAGCCGCCTGCGGCTTCAGGACGCTGACGCCTTCACTGGAGCTGTCCAGGCTCGGATCCACCGAAAACTCGAAGGTCGCTCCTTCGATCCGGTTCAGCACCCAGTCATGCACCCGCTTCGGATCGTTGGACAGGGTGGCTTCCATCCAGGACCGCGCAAGCGGTCCGTCCGGCGCACGTAGTCCCATGTCCATGGAAAAACCGGGAGGGCCATTTCTTTCGGGATCATGCTTCTGGACGCCTTTTGAGGCCATGAAGTCGGTGAGTGCTTGTTCGAGACGGGAGCCTGACGCCATGTCACTCTCGATGAGCCGCATGAAGTTCTCCATCAGCTCTAGTATCTCAGGATCCTGCATCATTTCCTGCTCTGACATTCCCTTCATGCGCGCCACCAGCGCGTCGATTCTGAGGCTCACTTCTTCAGTCACAGGTTCGGGACGATAGTGCTTTTCTGCGCTGGCATTCTTACCGGTCATTTTGGAATTGATTGACGAAGCTGGGAGGAATCCTTCGGCGGATGGCGACTTCGAAGGAGATTTCGCCACGACAGGTTTGTCGGATGTGTCCTTTCGATCCTGGAGCAGCACAGGGACGGCAATAACGGCGGTGGCGACGACGACAGCGAGGGAGGCTTTGGCGATGTTCATGCTGAGAAGGGCTGAAGTGATCGTGCTAACGGAAGTGTTGGAGTGCGCACCGCCTGCGACGAGATGGCCGAGCGTGCCCAGTGGCACCGGAGCGGCGCTGGCGGACTGTCCGCCCCAGAGCGCCGTGAGTCCGGCGCCGCAAAGGATGCCCTTGGCGCGGAGACGGCGTTTCAGTTCCCCCATGCCGGCGGCAATCTGGCGCGAGATGGTCGATTGGCTGACCGCCTTGCGAGATGCCATGAGTTGCTGACTCTGACCTTCGAGGTAGTGCTCTACGAGCGGCCCCTTCAAATGCGGTGGGAGTTCCTCCAAGGTTTGCCGAATGAGTGGCTCGATGTCCGGCGACTGAGGCTGTTCTGAAGAGTCCAATGCCAAAACTGCAGCTTCTTCTACACGACGACGGCGTGATTCCGAGCGTACGGCATTGAGAGCCTTCCGCCCGGCGACGCTGCGTAACCAAGCCCGCACCGATCCCAAGGCACCTTGAGGCTTGTGTGCTAGGGCGAGGAAGGTTTCTTGTGCCACGTCTTCGGCCAAAGCTGAATTCCGCGTCACGCGTCTTGCGGTGGCGTGAACCATCGCTTCGTGTTCCCTGACGAGGTCACGGAATACGCCAGGCTCGGAAGGGCAGGGCAATTCTGGGGACGGGGAGTCGTTGCTCATGCAGGGAGTTTCTCAGTAGTCACCGGCCAGGTGTACTTTATGCAAAAAAATTACGGGTGTCCGATTCATTGGGCACCGTAGGACTGGGATTCGCTCACCTTGAGCTGCGCGATGTGGCAGGAGAGGGCAGGGAGAGCCGCCGCTGCTGCTCATGAATGACGCCTGGAGAGTCTGGTCTGGACGCCTTGGTGTATGAGGTGGAGGCGGGGAAACTGGTTCCTAGGCGAATTAGTGCTTCTTCGTAAGAATGTCACGTGCAGATGGCGCGATTCTTGCTGTACACGGTTCACTTTGAGGCGGTTGGGGTAGCATGAATCGTGCCATCGGTTCGAGAGGCCTCTAGATGAGAATGCCGCGAAGGTTTCCCTTGACGAAATATTAGGGGGTTTTTTACTGGCGGCCAGCCGGTTGCCGCTGCATTCAGGGACTCCAGTTCTAGAAACTGGCATTTTCCACGAACGCTCAAAACCCGGTGTCCCTTTCCCTGATCCCGATCACTTTTCTCAACACCTACCAATTTCACGAACCCCATGTCTTTTTTTGGACGCCTGTTTGGATTTGCCGCCAATGATATCGGCATTGACCTCGGTACTGCGAATACTCTCGTTTACGTCAAAGATAATGGCATCGTCCTCCGTGAGCCCTCTGTAGTGGCAGTAAAGGCCGGCACCAATGAGGTGGTGGCCGTAGGAGACGATGCCAAGCGCATGCTGGGCCGTACGCCCGGCAACATTGTGGCCATCCGTCCTTTGAAGGATGGCGTGATTGCAGACTTCAAGGTGACCGAGGCGATGCTTCGTCACTTCATTCGCAAGGTGCACAACCGTCGCACCTTCGCAAAGCCGCGTGTCGTTGTGGCTGTCCCCTCCGGCATCACGGAGGTGGAGAAGCGCGCCGTGAAGGAGAGCGCGGAGCAGGCTGGCGCCCGCGAAGTGTACCTCATTGAAGAGCCCATGGCCGCGGCCATCGGCGTGGGCCTGCCGGTGCAGGAAGCCGCGGGCAATATGATTGTGGACATTGGTGGTGGCACCACGGAGGTGGCCATCATCTCGCTCAGCGGCATCGTGTACAGCCGCAGCGTGCGCGTTGCTGGCGACGAGCTCGACGAGGCCATCATCAACTACATGAAGCGCGCGTACAATCTGATGATTGGCGAGCGCACGGCTGAAGAAATCAAGCTGCGCATTGGTTCCGCCTACCCGCTGGGCAAGGAAACCACGATGGAAGTCAAGGGCCGCGACATGGTGGCAGGCCTTCCCAAGACCATCACCATCACCAGCCAGGAGGTGCGTGAGGCGATGCTGGAGCCTCTGAACACGATCATCGACGCGGTGCGCACCACCCTGGAGCGCTGCCCCCCGGAACTCTCCGCGGACCTCGTGGACCGCGGCATCATGCTCGCAGGTGGCGGAGCACTTCTGCGCGGACTGGACAAGCTGCTGCAGGAAGAGACGGCGCTGCCGGTGCATGTGGCGGAAGATCCGCTCAGTGCCGTGGCGGAGGGCGCGGGCCGCGTGCTCAGCGAGATCGAATTTCTGCGCAAGGTGAGCACCTCGGAAGCCTGAGGTGTCCACCTGGCAGGTGAAGCCAGATTGCCGGAACACTCCCCGTGGGGAACGCCGGGTGAATCCTGAGCCGGAGCCTTGCATCCATGAATAAACTCAATGTGGCAGCCCTTCTGCTGTTTCTGACGGCAGTGGTGGCTGTGTTTACCCTGAAGACGCCGCAGACCCGTGCCATTCAGACGTGGGTCATGGGGGTGCTGTCTCCTTTCATCCGGGGTGGCGCCCAGGTGGAGCAGCAGGTGCAGCAGGTGACCGCCAGCCCCCGGGATGTAGCCGCCCTCGAAGACGAGAACCGCCGCCTCCAACAGGAGGTGGACAAACTCAGCATCACCGCCCGGAAATACGAGGAGGTGCTCTCGGAGAACAACAAATTCCGCGGCATGCTGGAGTATCGTCAGCAGATCGACATGAAGCTCACCGCCGCCCGCGTGCTGCGCCGCTCGTCCTCGAACTGGTGGAATACGGTCATCATCGACAAGGGCGCAATGGACGGCGTGGGCACCGACAGTGCCGTCATCACCTATGTAGGCCAGATTGGCATGGTGGGGAAGACGGGCAAGGTCGCTGCGCACACGGCGGAAGTCATTCTGCTTACAGACGAGGAGTGCCGCGTGGCGGCCCGTATCGAGGGCATGCAGGCCAGAGGCATCCTCATGGGTGAGCGGGGAGGCTTCGAGACCCGGCCGGACTTGAGGCTGAAGTTCCTGGACCGCACCCTGAAGATCACCCCCGGCGCTGCCGTTTATTCCACCGGTGAAGGCGGGGTATTCCCGGATAACATCCTCCTGGGCAAAGTGAAGGCGTTTGAGATTCGTGACATTTCCGGGGAGGCCGTGGTAGAATCCGCTGTGGATTTCTCACTGCTCCAGGATGTGTTCGTGGTGCACAAGGAAGCTGCCGATACACCATGACCTTCGTCTACAATCTTCTGGTGTGCGCGCTGCTGGCCCTCACGTTTGGGTTTCAGGAGTTCATCCCCGCCATCGCCTTCGCGCAGTATGCGCGGGTATTGCTCCCGCCGGTCTTCTTCCTTTCCGCGTCCCTGAGCGTCACGTTTCCCGTGATGCTGGTCCTCGCTTTCTTCACGGGTTTGGCGTGGGACGCACGGCACCTTCCGTATCGTCCGGAGAAGGTGCCTGCGCTTGAGGCCACCGAGCTCGTGGCTGAGAACCACGTGGAAAAGAATGTGAATATCACCGCCATGCCGGTGGGTTACTCGATCATCCTCTTCGGCATGATCGGTGCGCTCATGCAGGGCATTCGTCCGCTGTTCCGCCGGGGGCGCTGGGAGCTTCCTGTGCTGATGGTGGGCGTGGGCACCTTCGCGTGGCTGCTCACGGAATATCTGCTGCTCTCCTTCGTCCGGGGCAGTTTTGCGTTTCAACCTGGGATGTGGACCAAGCTCGTGACCAATACGCTACTGGCCATGCTCGTCTCACCGCTCCTGTTGTTCCTTCTTCATACGCTCGCGCGTCTGGTCCACCATGAAGTGAGGAATGAGGGGCTAGCCTACCGCTACAATGGTCGTTAAGTACCGCCTCCGCCTTTACATCTTCACCATCATGCTGCTTGTGGGCTTCGGCGCCCTGGCGCAGCGGTTGTGGAATCTGAGTGTCGAGCGAAACGAGGAGTTCGTTCACAAGATTCCGACCACCAAGGAGTGGCGTGCCCGCGTGCCCGGGACCCGTGGCGAGATCAAGGATCGCAACGGCATCACGATCGTGGCCAACAAGCCCTCCTTCGAGGTTCGAATCGATCTCAAGACGCTCGTCGATGAGTTCAAGAAGCAAGTCGAAGAGGAAAACAAGGGCAAGCCTGCCGAGCTGAAGCGCAAGGTGCCCATGCGCGAGTTTCTGTTCCCCAATCAGGGCATCATGCGTTCCAAGGAGGAGATCGATATCGTCGCCATCTTCGATGAAGTGATCATTGGTTCACTGAACCAGCTCGGCCTCGCCTCCGGCTACAATGCCAACAATCTCCGGGTGCACTACCGCACGCACCGTGGAGTGGTACCGTGGGCTTATCGCAGTGACTTGTCGTTTGAGGACTTTGCGAAGTTTGCGGAGCACCGTTTGGGACTGCCCGGGGTGCACATTGAGGCTCGCCCGGTACGGCAGTACCTTTTTGACTCCATGGCCTGCCATGCCCTCGGCTATGTGGCGGGGGCGGATGTAGAGAAGGTCTCTGAAGAGGAAATCAAGGAATGGGACTCCTACGTGCCTGATGACTACGGTGTCGCGGGATTGGAGAAGAGCTTTGATGACGACCTGCGCGGACGCCCGGGCATCCGTACCTGGCTGCAGAATGAAAAGGGCAGGCTGGTGCGCGAGATCAGCTATCAGGAACCGCGCAAGGGCAATGACGTGTATCTCACCATCGACGCGCGCATCCAGATGATCGCGGAGATGGCTTTGCGCGAAAGCACGCCTGCCATCGGCCGCGGTGCGGTGGTGGTGCTGAACCCCGCCACCGGCGAGGTGCTGGCGATGGCGGCGGTGCCTTCGTACAATCCGAACAAGTTTATTCCAGCCATCAGCAAGGCGGACCTGCAGGCGTACAACAACAATACCACGAACCCGTTGCTGAATCGCTCTGTCCGCAGCTTCGTGCCTGGCTCCACCTACAAGATCATGACCTCTCTGGCGGGCATTCTGGGAGGTGTGCAGAGGGATGTGTGGAACTGCCCCGGTGGCCTGACGTTCGGCAATCGCTACATGCAGTGCTGGATTGGCCAGAAGGGTGGGGCGCACGGAAGCCTCGACCTCTCCAGTGCCATCAAGCAGTCCTGCAACTGCTACTTCTACAAGTACGGCAACCACGCCGGTGATGCGAACATGACGAAGGCGGGGGACATGCTGGGCCTGGGTACCCGCACAGGCATTGAGCTGGAAGAAGAAGATCCCGGCATCCTGCCCACGAAGCGCTGGTGGAATGCAAACCGTCCGCGTGAACCTTTCTCGGAAGCGACCATGGCGAACATCTCCATCGGCCAGGGTGCCGTGCAGGCCAGCCCGCTCCAGATGGCCGGTGTGGCTGCAGCGGTGGGTAATGGTGGTCTGGCATTCAAGCCCCACCTCCTCAAGAAGGTCATGGATGGGAATGAACTCGTGCGTGAGCAGAAGCCTGACCTGCGCGCGAATTTTGCGGACTTCGGCCTCACACCCGAGAAGATCGAGCTGGTGCGAAAAGGCATGTGGCGTGTGGTCATGGAAGATGGCGGCACGGCTCGGGCGGCCCGCATCAACAACGTGGAAGTGGCTGGCAAAACCGGTACCGCCCAGAACTGGAGGCACAACGAGAAGGGGGAGTCCGTGAAGGATAACCACACGCTCTTCATTACCTTCGCCCCTTACGTAAATCCCAAGTTCGCCTGCTGTATTCTCGTGCAGGGTGGAAAGGGGGGGGGCGTGAGTGCGGCTCCCATCGCGAAGCGTGTCATGGAGCAGGCGCTGGCCCTGGAGACTGGCTATACCGTGAATCTTGCCTCCGTGCCGGAGGTGCAGGGCAACTTCAATCCGGTGGAGGTGGTCAGCTTTGAAGGCATGCCCCCCGTCCAGCTTCCGGGCTCTTCCGAGGAGGAGGCCGGCGACTCTGGAGACAATGAGCCTCCGCCGAAGCGTGCTCCTCGTGCCGAGCAGAATGTGCGCGTGCGCGCCGCTGTCCGCCAGGAGGCGGATGAAGAAGGCAGCCGCAATGTACGCAACCAGCAACCGCAACAGCCCGCGCAACGCCGCGGTCTTCTCAAGCGCCTCTTCGGCCGATAGGCCTGCCCTTTTAGATTGCTTGCCACCCGCAACCTCACCTACTTTTTACGCTTATGGCTTTGGAATTCGTCAAGAATGGAATAAGGAAGATCACCCAGTTCATCACCGGCAAAAAGGATCCCACCCAGGGGACGCGCATTGTCATCAACTGCGAGAAGCTCGAGAACCGGGTGGCGCTGCTGGAGAATGGCATCCTTGAGGAGTACTCCGTGGAGCGCGTGGGCACCACGCACCTGGTCGGCAGTATCTACAAGGGCCGCATCAAGAACATTGAGCAGGGTCTCAAGGCCATGTTCGTGGACATTGGTCTGGAGAAGAATGCCTTCCTGCATTTCTGGGATGCCATTCCGGAAGCTCTGAACACCCAGGCAATGGAAGAGGTGAGCCGCGGCAAGGGTGGGCAGAAGAAGAAGAACATCAGCGCCAAGGACATTCCTGAACTGTATCCCGTGGGTTCGGAAATCCTTGTGCAGATCACGAAAGGACCTGTGGGTAACAAGGGACCGCGCGTCACCACGAATATCTCCCTCGCCGGACGTCTGCTCGTGCTCATGCCGCAGAACGAATCCTGCGGTATCTCGCGCAAAATCGATGACCCCAAGGAGCGCGCTCGCCTGCGCCGCATCATTGAGGGACTCAGTCTTCCGGAAGGCATGGGCATCATCCTGCGCACGGAAGCCTCCGGCAAGCGCACCCGCCACATTGTGCGTGACCTGAGCATCCTGCTGGAGCAGTGGAAGGACATCGCCTCCCGCCGCGACAGCCAGAAGGCGCCCTGCTGCTGCTTTGAGGAACCGGACATCTTTGAGCGCACCGTGCGTGACTTCCTCACGGAAGATCTCGATGAGATCGTGTGTGATGACCCCGCTACCGTGGATCGCATGAAGGAACTCGTGGCACCCATCTCCCGCCGAGCCCAGCGTCGCATCACACTCTTCACCGGTCCGGGTGCCCTGTTTGAGAAGTACAATGTGCAGCGCCAGATCGATACGGCCTTCTACCGCCAGGTGTGGTTGAAGTGCGGCGGCTACATTGTCATCGACCAAACAGAGGCCCTCATTGCCATCGACGTCAACACCGGCCGAAACAAGGGCAGCGGCCAGAACGTCGACAAGGTCATCCTCCAGACCAACATGGAAGCCGCCGCCGAAGTGGCACGCCAGCTTCGTCTGCGCAACATGGGTGGTCTTGTCGTGGTGGACTTCATCGACATGAAGCACGGCAAGGATCGCTCGGCGGTCTACAAGTCGATGGTCGACCACACCCAGCGCGACAAGGCCAAGACGCAGATCCTGCAAATCTCGCAGTTCGGCCTCATGGAAATGACCCGCCAGCGCCTGCACGAGAGCCTGAGCGATGCCATGTTCGAAGAGTGCCCGCACTGCAAGGGACACGGCCAGATCAAGACCCCGCTCACCATGAGCGTGGAAATCCAGCGCCGTCTGACCTCCGTGCTGGCCCGCCTGCCGGAGAACGGTCGTGACGTGCTGGTGGTGATCCATCCGGACGTCATGCAGCGCCTCCGCTCCTCTGACGATCAGATTCTGGTCGACCTGGAGCGCAAGTACCAGGCTCGTCTCACCTTCCGTACGGATCCCACTTACATGCGCGAGCAGGTGCTGCTGGCGAATTCAAAGACCGGGGAGGAGATTAAGCTGGCATAACGAGCTGCTTTTCCACGCCTGACATCGGACATCTGTGCAAAGGGCTTCGCGGGGAACGCGAAGCCCTTTGTGTTTCCACCCGGAGCTTCAGTGGCATGCATTGAACTGGAATGGTGAATTTCCAGCGTTTGGAGTGCGAGGTACGGTCTGGACCTCGCATTTCCGTGTTGCCGATATCTACCCTTCGCAAACCTACTGTGAAGAATTCTGCCCCGGCTTCGCCTCGTTTTCCATGCTCTTTAGCAGTGCAGCTCGCTGCGCCTTTCCGCCGGGGCCCATCTTCTTTTCATCCAGCGCCAGCAGATCCGCAGCGGCTTCTTCATCGCGTTTCAGCCGCCTGAGCAACTCAGCTTTGCGACAGATGAATGCCGCGGAGGTCGCGTAGTCTGCGGATGCCTGTGAGATGGCAAGGTCGAACGCTGCGAGGGCGTCGCTCAGCATCCCGCGCTGGGCAAGCACATCGGCAGCCTCACTCGCGGTGCGTCCTTTGCGTGGGTAGGCCTCGGCAATGACTTTCCACGTGACTGGAATGTCCTCCGGCTTCAGCGCCTTGTCCTTGGTGAGGGTGGAAATGAGATTGGCGATATTCGTGCCAGTGTCGGGATATCTTGTGCCAATCCACTCATCCTTCAGCAAGGCGCCAATGAGAGCCGCGCGCTCCTCGGGCTTCATCCGGAACTTCGCATCGAGGTTCATCGTGTCGAAGAAGGTCCACATGCGAAAATACCGGGAGAGGTAGGTCTTCATCTTCTGCGTACGATCAACGGTCAGCGTCTTGCGCCACTCCGCGATGGCCTCTGGATGGCCATCCAGGTGATGGATCAGAATCTTCAATGTAATCGCATTCGCGACGTGCTCCTCGAACATGGTGTCCGGAGTCTTCGCCAGGATGTGGTCCACCAGCGCCAGCAGCGCAGAGCGGTCCGGTTTCTCCTGGCTGCTCCACTTGCTGGGCACAAGCTTCAGGACGTCTCCCACGGAGTGCTTCACCGCGGACCGTCGATAGTATTCGTGAAGGGTATCCGGCGTCGAGAGCGCCTTGTCATAGGCGGCGATGGCGGGCTTGGCGTCACCATTCCAGATCTTCCTGCTGACGCTGGCAACCACCGGCCTGAGACGACGCAGGCACTCGTTCGAGTTCTGTGACTTGGCCAGAGCCGGGATGTCCACCTTTTCCGCGACTTCATCGAGGATGGTGGCCAGTGGTTCATAACAATAGTAGTACTGGGCAAATTCTTCCGCGCAGGTCCGTTTCAGCTCCGGGGTGGAGAAGGTGATGTCCTTCATGCGCTTCGCCAGCTCGACCATGCGCTTGCGGCGATCCGCGAAGTTCGGAATGGATGCCTGCTCAGGTTTGATGGGGTCGGGAAGATTGGAGAGAATGACCTCGCAGAGGAAACGAATGTCGGGTTCCGCGTCGAAGGTTCGAAGCTGCGTCACAGCCTGGGCCGTGGCTGCATTCCAATACATGCCATTCTCGGGAGCCAGCAGGATGTTGGACCAGCCTGCGCGCGTCCAGTCCAGTGCCTCCTTGAGGCGGCCCTCGCCGGCTAGAATGGCGATGCCAGATGGATCGTCCTGGAAATGGTAGGAGTGTTTTACCTGCAATTCGGCCATCCAGGCCTCATTCCCAGCGTGAGCGGCTACCCGCAGCATGTTCACAATGGGCCATTCATGGGGTTCGTACCGGAGGGTCCTGCTTTGCACCTTGCGGTCATTGCGCCGTTTCCATGCTGCCCAGTGTTCTTGGGCTTCATTCTTCCATTCGTCGGTGGCGGGTAGACGACACCATGCCTTCAGGAGCCATCCGTATTGGTATCCGTGCATGCATTGGAGCTTTTGCTGAGCCTCGAGGGCCAGCTTTGCGCCCACGGATGCAACGTCTGCGGGCACCGCTTCCGGGGCACGGTAGCAGAGGTGATGCGCGACTGCCAGGCGCGCACGGGGATGCAGTTTCTCATCGCGCAGTCTGGCCGCCTCATGTTGCCACACAGGCTCCACACCACCGAGTTCCGCCAGCGCCTTCTGCATCTCTGGATTGGAGCGTGCGCCATTCTCCGTGGCCAGGAAGAAGCGGCCGGCGAGAGCCAGCTCCTTTGCCAGTGGCGCGAGTGATGGATCGCCTGTGGGTTTCTCAGCCCATCTCAGTGCCTCGATGCGCAGGCTGAGGGGGAGACGGTTGAAGAAATCGTAGAAGGCCAGTGGCAGGAACGTGTGCGGAGTGTCGCCAAGTTCCTTTTGCAAAGCCGTGAGCATCCCCTGCAAGCCAGCTTCATTGTTGTGAAGGCCTCCGGCATTCTTCCAGGCCTCTTGGATCGGCTGGCCCCACTTTGCGTCATGGGACCAGCCATTCATGGTCAGGTTCCCGCTCGTGTCCTCGTGATAAAGCCGCATCGAGAGACCCAACATCCTCATCTTGGGTGCTGTCTTCATGGCCTCCGCGAGCATGTTTGAGCGCAGGGTCCAGCCATTGCTTGCGGTGGAGGTGGTCCACTGCATGGTAGACTCCTTGGTCTCCATGAGCTTGCACGCATGGTTGAAGTATTCGATGGCCTTGGGGGGATCGCTTTCAGACAGCTCCACGAATTTTTTCACGAGGGCGTCCTCATACCTGTTGTCGTCCAG
The Roseimicrobium gellanilyticum DNA segment above includes these coding regions:
- the recF gene encoding DNA replication/repair protein RecF (All proteins in this family for which functions are known are DNA-binding proteins that assist the filamentation of RecA onto DNA for the initiation of recombination or recombinational repair.), whose protein sequence is MLKWMRLKDYRCFEAAEVPFHAGTTLLVGRNAQGKTSLLEAACLLMRLQSPRTSTRTDFIRFGAKACIVEGLYGETTLRFGQSSTVRRLAVDNVVTSRSGDYLSRTSRVVWMDHADMNLVRGSAEHRRRYLDFAAAQLYPAYLPALRNYERALRSRNFLLKRDAVIQWRQVDAYSKLVATHGELLSACRDELITRLQPHVRAAHQALSGGAEEGMLTYQRGYEGSSLEEELSRARSEEERSRSTARGPHRGDVLLEINGRAAGSFASEGQQRTLCLALKLAQARVLEEGRGEPPLLLMDDIFGELDKARRQALLANLPGKAQKIITTTFVDWADEESLQGSVFEVESGRLTQR
- a CDS encoding Rne/Rng family ribonuclease, encoding MALEFVKNGIRKITQFITGKKDPTQGTRIVINCEKLENRVALLENGILEEYSVERVGTTHLVGSIYKGRIKNIEQGLKAMFVDIGLEKNAFLHFWDAIPEALNTQAMEEVSRGKGGQKKKNISAKDIPELYPVGSEILVQITKGPVGNKGPRVTTNISLAGRLLVLMPQNESCGISRKIDDPKERARLRRIIEGLSLPEGMGIILRTEASGKRTRHIVRDLSILLEQWKDIASRRDSQKAPCCCFEEPDIFERTVRDFLTEDLDEIVCDDPATVDRMKELVAPISRRAQRRITLFTGPGALFEKYNVQRQIDTAFYRQVWLKCGGYIVIDQTEALIAIDVNTGRNKGSGQNVDKVILQTNMEAAAEVARQLRLRNMGGLVVVDFIDMKHGKDRSAVYKSMVDHTQRDKAKTQILQISQFGLMEMTRQRLHESLSDAMFEECPHCKGHGQIKTPLTMSVEIQRRLTSVLARLPENGRDVLVVIHPDVMQRLRSSDDQILVDLERKYQARLTFRTDPTYMREQVLLANSKTGEEIKLA
- a CDS encoding rod shape-determining protein, producing MSFFGRLFGFAANDIGIDLGTANTLVYVKDNGIVLREPSVVAVKAGTNEVVAVGDDAKRMLGRTPGNIVAIRPLKDGVIADFKVTEAMLRHFIRKVHNRRTFAKPRVVVAVPSGITEVEKRAVKESAEQAGAREVYLIEEPMAAAIGVGLPVQEAAGNMIVDIGGGTTEVAIISLSGIVYSRSVRVAGDELDEAIINYMKRAYNLMIGERTAEEIKLRIGSAYPLGKETTMEVKGRDMVAGLPKTITITSQEVREAMLEPLNTIIDAVRTTLERCPPELSADLVDRGIMLAGGGALLRGLDKLLQEETALPVHVAEDPLSAVAEGAGRVLSEIEFLRKVSTSEA
- a CDS encoding RNA polymerase sigma factor; the encoded protein is MSNDSPSPELPCPSEPGVFRDLVREHEAMVHATARRVTRNSALAEDVAQETFLALAHKPQGALGSVRAWLRSVAGRKALNAVRSESRRRRVEEAAVLALDSSEQPQSPDIEPLIRQTLEELPPHLKGPLVEHYLEGQSQQLMASRKAVSQSTISRQIAAGMGELKRRLRAKGILCGAGLTALWGGQSASAAPVPLGTLGHLVAGGAHSNTSVSTITSALLSMNIAKASLAVVVATAVIAVPVLLQDRKDTSDKPVVAKSPSKSPSAEGFLPASSINSKMTGKNASAEKHYRPEPVTEEVSLRIDALVARMKGMSEQEMMQDPEILELMENFMRLIESDMASGSRLEQALTDFMASKGVQKHDPERNGPPGFSMDMGLRAPDGPLARSWMEATLSNDPKRVHDWVLNRIEGATFEFSVDPSLDSSSEGVSVLKPQAAPKYDQEED
- a CDS encoding penicillin-binding transpeptidase domain-containing protein, producing MLLVGFGALAQRLWNLSVERNEEFVHKIPTTKEWRARVPGTRGEIKDRNGITIVANKPSFEVRIDLKTLVDEFKKQVEEENKGKPAELKRKVPMREFLFPNQGIMRSKEEIDIVAIFDEVIIGSLNQLGLASGYNANNLRVHYRTHRGVVPWAYRSDLSFEDFAKFAEHRLGLPGVHIEARPVRQYLFDSMACHALGYVAGADVEKVSEEEIKEWDSYVPDDYGVAGLEKSFDDDLRGRPGIRTWLQNEKGRLVREISYQEPRKGNDVYLTIDARIQMIAEMALRESTPAIGRGAVVVLNPATGEVLAMAAVPSYNPNKFIPAISKADLQAYNNNTTNPLLNRSVRSFVPGSTYKIMTSLAGILGGVQRDVWNCPGGLTFGNRYMQCWIGQKGGAHGSLDLSSAIKQSCNCYFYKYGNHAGDANMTKAGDMLGLGTRTGIELEEEDPGILPTKRWWNANRPREPFSEATMANISIGQGAVQASPLQMAGVAAAVGNGGLAFKPHLLKKVMDGNELVREQKPDLRANFADFGLTPEKIELVRKGMWRVVMEDGGTARAARINNVEVAGKTGTAQNWRHNEKGESVKDNHTLFITFAPYVNPKFACCILVQGGKGGGVSAAPIAKRVMEQALALETGYTVNLASVPEVQGNFNPVEVVSFEGMPPVQLPGSSEEEAGDSGDNEPPPKRAPRAEQNVRVRAAVRQEADEEGSRNVRNQQPQQPAQRRGLLKRLFGR
- the mreC gene encoding rod shape-determining protein MreC produces the protein MNKLNVAALLLFLTAVVAVFTLKTPQTRAIQTWVMGVLSPFIRGGAQVEQQVQQVTASPRDVAALEDENRRLQQEVDKLSITARKYEEVLSENNKFRGMLEYRQQIDMKLTAARVLRRSSSNWWNTVIIDKGAMDGVGTDSAVITYVGQIGMVGKTGKVAAHTAEVILLTDEECRVAARIEGMQARGILMGERGGFETRPDLRLKFLDRTLKITPGAAVYSTGEGGVFPDNILLGKVKAFEIRDISGEAVVESAVDFSLLQDVFVVHKEAADTP